From the genome of Gopherus flavomarginatus isolate rGopFla2 unplaced genomic scaffold, rGopFla2.mat.asm mat_scaffold_34_arrow_ctg1, whole genome shotgun sequence, one region includes:
- the LOC127042167 gene encoding olfactory receptor 2AP1-like gives MADRNRRNETAVTEFILLGFGDLPNLQILLFLMFLVIYMATVAGNMLITALIVADQHLHTPMYFFLGNLSCLETCYTSTILPRVLVSLLTGDKTISFNGCFSQLYFFSALVGTECYLLAAMSYDRYLAICKPLHYSTVMNSRFCLQLAAGSWLNACLAITIFVLFLSQLTFCGQNEIDHFYCDPVPLMELSCSDTHLSILMDFILACVFTLPPFLLTLTSYVFILVNILGILSTTGRQKAFSTCSSHLTVVTIFYGTMMIFYMLPKHDTLRDLKKVLSLCFTVLTPLVNSLIYSLRNREVKEALSKAVSKCGFHKKHAEILRQ, from the coding sequence ATGGCAGACAGAAACCGGAGAAACGAAACAGCTGTCACAGAATTTATCCTCCTGGGATTTGGGGATCTCCCTAACCTgcaaattcttctcttcctgatGTTCCTAGTGATCTACATGGCAACCGTGGCCGGGAACATGCTCATCACTGCACTAattgtggctgatcagcaccttcacacccctatgtatttcttcctggggaacttgtcctgcttggagacctgctacacttccaccatcctgcccagggtgctggtcagtctcctgactggggacaaaACCATCTCATTCAATGGCTGTTTCTCACAACTGTATTTCTTTTCTGCTCTGGTAGGTACAGAATGCTATCTCCTAGCAGCGATGTCTTATGATAGGTATTTAGCGATATGTAAACCCCTGCACTATTCAACTGTTATGAATAGTAGGTTTTGCCTCCAGTTGGCTGCTGGGTCATGGTTAAATGCTTGTTTGGCTATTACAATCTTTGTCTTATTCCTATCACAGTTAACATTCTGTGGCCaaaatgaaattgaccatttctattGTGATCCCGTCCCACTGATGGAACTGTCCTGCAGTGACACACACCTGAGCATATTGATGGATTTCATACTAGCCTGTGTATTCACCTTGCCTCCATTCCTACTAACCCTGACGTCCTACGTGTTTATCCTTGTGAACATCCTGGGAATCCTTTCCACCACCGGGagacaaaaggccttttccacctgctcctctcacctcactgTGGTGACAATATTCTATGGAACTATGATGATTTTCTACATGCTACCGAAACATGATACCCTCAGAGatctgaagaaagtgctctctCTTTGCTTCACGGTCCTAACTCCCCTGGTAAAttccctcatctacagcctgagaaacagagaggtcaaggaagcCTTAAGCAAAGCAGTCAGTAAATGTGGCTTTCACAAAAAACATGCAGAGATTCTGAGACAATAA